The following coding sequences are from one Clostridioides difficile ATCC 9689 = DSM 1296 window:
- the rplX gene encoding 50S ribosomal protein L24, translating to MRVKKGDTVVVIAGKDKGKKGSVLKVYPKTSKVLVEGVNVITKHQKPSAMNQQGGIINKEAPIHISNVMPFDPETGKGVRVRYEVKDGNKVRVSAKSGKEL from the coding sequence ATGCGTGTTAAAAAAGGTGACACTGTTGTAGTTATAGCAGGTAAAGATAAAGGTAAAAAAGGTTCAGTTTTAAAGGTATATCCTAAAACTAGCAAAGTGTTAGTTGAAGGTGTAAATGTAATAACTAAACATCAAAAACCAAGTGCTATGAACCAACAAGGTGGAATAATAAATAAAGAAGCCCCAATACACATATCTAATGTAATGCCATTTGATCCTGAAACAGGAAAAGGCGTTAGAGTAAGATATGAAGTAAAAGATGGGAACAAAGTAAGAGTATCAGCAAAGAGCGGAAAAGAATTATAA
- the rplV gene encoding 50S ribosomal protein L22: MEAKATAKYVRVSPRKAGQICDLVRGKNVDEALAILKFTPRGAASIIAKVVKSAKANAENNHEMDTEKLYIASIVANQGPTMKRFMPRAMGRATTIRKRTSHIEVVVKEKK; encoded by the coding sequence ATGGAAGCAAAAGCTACTGCTAAATACGTACGTGTATCACCAAGAAAAGCAGGCCAAATATGTGACCTTGTTAGAGGAAAGAATGTTGATGAAGCATTAGCAATATTAAAGTTTACTCCAAGAGGAGCAGCTTCAATAATAGCTAAGGTTGTAAAATCAGCTAAAGCTAACGCAGAAAACAATCACGAAATGGATACTGAAAAATTATATATAGCATCAATAGTTGCTAATCAAGGACCAACAATGAAGAGATTCATGCCTAGAGCTATGGGTCGTGCAACTACAATAAGAAAAAGAACTTCTCATATAGAGGTTGTTGTTAAAGAAAAAAAATAA
- the rplN gene encoding 50S ribosomal protein L14, producing the protein MIQQESRLRVADNSGAKELLCIRVLGGSKRRYGNIGDVIVATVKSATPGGVVKKGKVVKAVIVRSKQGVRRNDGSYISFDENAAVIIKDDKTPVGTRIFGPVARELRDNEFMKIVSLAPEVL; encoded by the coding sequence ATGATACAACAAGAATCACGTCTAAGAGTTGCTGATAACTCAGGAGCTAAAGAACTTTTATGTATACGTGTTCTAGGCGGAAGTAAAAGAAGATATGGTAACATAGGCGACGTTATAGTTGCTACTGTTAAAAGTGCAACACCTGGTGGAGTTGTAAAAAAAGGTAAGGTTGTTAAAGCTGTTATAGTAAGAAGCAAACAAGGCGTAAGACGTAATGACGGAAGCTATATATCTTTTGATGAAAATGCTGCTGTTATAATAAAGGACGATAAAACTCCAGTAGGAACTCGTATATTCGGGCCTGTTGCTAGAGAGTTAAGAGACAATGAATTCATGAAAATAGTTTCTCTTGCTCCAGAAGTACTATAA
- the rplE gene encoding 50S ribosomal protein L5: protein MASRLQEKYMKEVAPALMEKFGYKNVMEIPKLNKIVINMGIGDARENPKGLEKGVEELEMISGQKPVITKARKSVANFKLREGMPIGTKVTLRADKMFYFMDKLVSVSLPRVRDFRGVNPNAFDGRGNYALGVKEQLIFPEIEYDKIDKVRGMDIIFVTTAKTDEEARELLKLLGMPFSK, encoded by the coding sequence ATGGCTTCTAGATTACAAGAAAAATACATGAAAGAAGTTGCTCCTGCTTTAATGGAGAAATTTGGATACAAAAACGTAATGGAGATACCTAAGTTAAATAAAATAGTTATTAACATGGGTATAGGTGACGCTAGAGAAAATCCAAAAGGATTAGAAAAAGGCGTTGAAGAATTAGAAATGATATCAGGACAAAAGCCTGTTATAACTAAAGCTAGAAAATCTGTTGCTAACTTCAAATTAAGAGAAGGAATGCCAATAGGAACAAAAGTTACATTAAGAGCTGACAAAATGTTCTACTTTATGGACAAATTAGTTTCAGTTTCTTTACCAAGAGTTAGAGACTTTAGAGGAGTTAACCCTAATGCTTTTGATGGTAGAGGAAATTATGCTTTAGGAGTTAAAGAACAATTAATATTCCCTGAAATAGAATATGATAAAATAGATAAAGTAAGAGGAATGGATATAATATTTGTTACTACAGCAAAAACTGACGAAGAAGCTCGTGAATTATTAAAATTATTAGGAATGCCATTTTCTAAGTAA
- a CDS encoding type Z 30S ribosomal protein S14, translated as MARKAMVVKQQRKQKYATREYTRCTICGRPHSVLKKFGICRICFRELAYKGQIPGVRKASW; from the coding sequence GTGGCTAGAAAAGCGATGGTTGTTAAGCAACAAAGAAAGCAAAAGTACGCTACTAGAGAATACACTAGATGTACTATATGCGGAAGACCGCATTCAGTTTTGAAAAAATTTGGTATATGCCGTATATGCTTTAGAGAATTAGCTTATAAAGGTCAAATACCTGGTGTTAGAAAAGCAAGCTGGTAG
- the rpsS gene encoding 30S ribosomal protein S19 yields the protein MSRSTKKGPFVHARLLKKIEAMNASGNKEVIKTWSRSSTVFPQMVENTIAVHDGRKHVPVYITEDMVGHKLGEFVPTRTFKGHKDDEKSNKRK from the coding sequence ATGTCAAGATCAACTAAAAAAGGGCCTTTTGTCCATGCAAGACTTTTAAAGAAGATAGAAGCTATGAATGCTAGTGGAAATAAAGAAGTTATAAAAACTTGGTCAAGATCTTCAACTGTATTTCCACAAATGGTAGAAAACACTATAGCTGTTCATGATGGAAGAAAACATGTTCCAGTATATATAACAGAAGATATGGTTGGACATAAATTAGGTGAGTTCGTTCCTACTAGAACTTTCAAAGGACATAAGGATGACGAAAAATCTAATAAGAGAAAATAA
- the rpmC gene encoding 50S ribosomal protein L29, translating to MKAKELRDLTSEELMNKLNDFKSELFSLRFQLATGQLENTARIKFVKKDIAKVKTVLAERKLYETRA from the coding sequence ATGAAAGCTAAAGAATTAAGAGATTTAACAAGCGAAGAGCTAATGAACAAATTAAACGACTTCAAAAGTGAATTATTTAGCTTAAGATTCCAATTAGCTACTGGTCAATTAGAAAATACAGCTAGAATAAAGTTTGTTAAGAAGGATATAGCAAAAGTTAAAACTGTTCTTGCTGAAAGAAAGTTATACGAAACTAGAGCTTAA
- the rpsE gene encoding 30S ribosomal protein S5, translating to MLRRKPIDAGQLDLQEKVVEVRRVTKVVKGGRNFRFAALVVVGDENGHVGIGAGKAMEVPDAIKKAVEDAKKNLIVVPIVGTTIPHEVRGHFGAGNILIMPAVEGTGVIAGGPARAVLELAGLKDVRAKSLGSNNPRNMVNATIEGLNSLKTVEDIAKLRGKKVEELLG from the coding sequence ATGCTACGTCGTAAGCCGATAGATGCAGGACAACTTGACTTACAAGAAAAAGTTGTTGAAGTAAGACGTGTTACTAAGGTTGTAAAAGGTGGTAGAAATTTCAGATTTGCAGCATTAGTAGTTGTTGGAGATGAAAACGGACACGTTGGTATAGGTGCTGGGAAAGCAATGGAAGTACCAGACGCTATAAAAAAAGCAGTTGAAGATGCTAAGAAAAATCTAATAGTAGTGCCAATAGTTGGGACTACAATTCCTCACGAAGTACGCGGACACTTTGGTGCTGGAAATATATTAATAATGCCTGCTGTAGAAGGTACAGGAGTAATAGCTGGGGGACCTGCTAGAGCCGTACTTGAGCTAGCTGGACTAAAAGACGTTAGAGCTAAATCTTTAGGGTCTAACAATCCAAGAAATATGGTAAATGCTACAATAGAAGGACTTAATTCTCTAAAAACAGTTGAAGATATAGCTAAACTTAGAGGTAAAAAAGTTGAAGAACTTCTAGGGTAA
- the rplD gene encoding 50S ribosomal protein L4 produces MPKLNVLNVSGQNVGEIELSDSIFGVEVNGHVLYEVVKNQLANKRQGTQSAKTRAEVRGGGRKPWKQKGTGRARQGSTRSVQWVGGGVAFAPKPRSYKYTLPKKVRRLAMKSALSSKVQNSEVIVLDALNMDAPKTKEFAQILNNINAAKKALVVIADKNDNVIKSARNIEGVQTALVNTMNVYDILKYDSFIITTDAVKKVEEVYA; encoded by the coding sequence ATGCCAAAATTAAATGTACTAAATGTTAGTGGACAAAACGTTGGAGAAATAGAATTATCAGATTCTATATTTGGCGTAGAAGTTAATGGACATGTTTTATACGAAGTTGTAAAAAATCAATTAGCAAATAAGAGACAAGGAACTCAATCTGCTAAAACTAGAGCAGAAGTTAGAGGTGGCGGAAGAAAACCTTGGAAACAAAAAGGAACAGGTAGAGCAAGACAAGGTTCTACAAGATCTGTACAATGGGTAGGTGGAGGAGTTGCTTTTGCACCTAAACCAAGAAGCTACAAATATACATTACCTAAGAAGGTAAGAAGATTAGCTATGAAGAGTGCTTTATCTTCAAAAGTTCAAAATAGTGAAGTTATAGTATTAGATGCATTAAACATGGATGCTCCTAAGACTAAAGAATTTGCTCAAATATTAAACAATATAAATGCTGCTAAAAAAGCTTTAGTAGTTATAGCTGACAAAAACGATAACGTAATAAAATCAGCTAGAAATATAGAAGGTGTTCAAACTGCATTAGTTAATACTATGAATGTATATGATATATTAAAATACGATTCATTTATAATAACTACAGATGCTGTTAAAAAAGTGGAGGAGGTGTACGCATAA
- the rpsQ gene encoding 30S ribosomal protein S17: MERGRRKVRIGRVVSDKMDKTIVVAVEEFVRHPLYNKRVKRTKKFKAHDEKNICNIGDRVKIMETRPLSKDKRFRLVEVVEKVK, from the coding sequence ATGGAAAGAGGAAGAAGAAAAGTTAGAATAGGCCGTGTTGTTAGTGATAAGATGGATAAAACAATAGTAGTAGCTGTTGAAGAATTCGTACGTCATCCACTATATAATAAACGTGTTAAGAGAACTAAGAAATTCAAGGCTCATGATGAAAAGAATATATGTAACATCGGAGATAGAGTTAAAATAATGGAAACTAGACCATTATCTAAAGATAAGAGATTCAGACTAGTTGAAGTTGTTGAGAAAGTTAAGTAG
- the rplC gene encoding 50S ribosomal protein L3 → MKGILGKKVGMTQIFTDKGVVIPVTAVEAGPMVVTQIKTVDKDGYNAIQIGFEDAKEKALNKPKKGHLAAANVLKKHLKEFRVDSVEGYTVGQEIKADVFEAGAKIDVTGISKGKGFQGPIKRHGQSRGPETHGSRYHRRPGSMGACSYPGRVFKNKKLAGHMGSVKVTVQNLEVVKVDADKNLILVKGAIPGAKGSVVTIKEAIKVSK, encoded by the coding sequence ATGAAAGGAATATTAGGCAAAAAAGTTGGTATGACTCAAATATTCACTGATAAAGGTGTAGTTATACCTGTAACAGCTGTTGAAGCAGGGCCTATGGTCGTTACTCAAATAAAAACAGTTGATAAAGATGGATACAATGCTATACAAATAGGTTTTGAAGATGCTAAAGAAAAAGCTTTAAACAAACCTAAAAAAGGACATTTAGCTGCTGCTAATGTTTTAAAGAAACATTTAAAAGAATTTAGAGTAGATTCTGTAGAAGGATACACAGTAGGACAAGAAATAAAAGCTGATGTATTTGAAGCAGGTGCAAAAATAGATGTTACTGGAATAAGTAAAGGTAAGGGATTCCAAGGTCCAATAAAAAGACATGGACAAAGTAGAGGTCCTGAAACTCACGGTTCTAGATACCACAGAAGACCAGGTTCAATGGGAGCTTGTTCTTACCCAGGTAGAGTATTTAAAAACAAAAAATTAGCTGGACATATGGGAAGCGTAAAGGTAACAGTTCAAAACTTAGAGGTTGTTAAAGTAGATGCTGACAAGAACCTTATATTAGTTAAAGGGGCTATACCAGGAGCTAAAGGTTCAGTAGTAACTATAAAAGAAGCTATAAAGGTTTCTAAATAA
- the rpsJ gene encoding 30S ribosomal protein S10 produces the protein MAKNEKIRIRLKSYDHKLLDFSAGKIVETAKKAGSQVSGPVPLPTEKQVVTILRAVHKYKDSREQFEIRTHKRLIDIANPTPKTVDSLMRLDLPAGVDIEIKL, from the coding sequence ATGGCTAAGAATGAAAAAATAAGAATAAGATTAAAATCATATGATCACAAATTATTAGATTTTTCAGCAGGTAAAATAGTTGAAACTGCTAAAAAGGCTGGATCACAAGTTTCAGGACCTGTGCCTCTACCAACAGAAAAACAAGTTGTAACTATATTAAGAGCTGTACATAAGTACAAAGACTCTAGAGAACAATTTGAAATAAGAACTCATAAAAGACTAATCGACATAGCTAATCCAACACCTAAGACAGTTGACTCATTAATGAGATTAGACTTACCAGCAGGTGTAGATATAGAAATAAAATTATAA
- the rplR gene encoding 50S ribosomal protein L18, which yields MLKKADKNANRLQRHKRVRRKISGTSQRPRLCVFRSANNIYAQIIDDTKRVTLVAASSLEAEVKSAVNHTGNKEAAKKVGELVAKKAVEKGITEVVFDRGGYLYHGRIQELAEGAREAGLKF from the coding sequence GTGTTAAAAAAGGCTGATAAAAATGCTAATAGACTTCAAAGACATAAGAGAGTTCGTAGAAAAATAAGCGGTACTTCTCAAAGACCAAGATTATGTGTATTTAGAAGTGCTAACAATATATATGCTCAAATAATAGATGACACAAAAAGAGTAACTCTAGTTGCTGCATCTTCTTTAGAAGCAGAAGTTAAGAGTGCTGTCAATCATACAGGAAACAAGGAAGCAGCTAAGAAAGTTGGAGAATTAGTTGCTAAAAAAGCTGTTGAAAAAGGAATCACTGAAGTTGTATTTGACAGAGGTGGATACTTATATCATGGAAGAATTCAAGAATTAGCTGAAGGTGCTAGAGAAGCTGGTCTTAAGTTCTAA
- the rplO gene encoding 50S ribosomal protein L15 encodes MKLHELKPAEGAVRAKRRLGRGTATGQGKTAGRGQKGQWSRSGGGVRVGFEGGQMPLARRLPKRGFNNIFKKVYTEVNVEVLNRFENGTEITAELLKSTKTISKIGKDGIKILGEGNLEKALTVKAAKFTASAQEKIEKAGGKAELV; translated from the coding sequence ATGAAGTTACATGAGTTAAAACCTGCTGAAGGTGCAGTAAGAGCTAAGAGAAGATTAGGTAGAGGTACTGCAACTGGACAAGGTAAAACTGCAGGACGTGGACAAAAAGGTCAATGGTCTCGTTCTGGTGGTGGAGTAAGAGTAGGATTTGAAGGTGGACAAATGCCACTAGCTAGAAGACTTCCTAAGAGAGGTTTCAATAACATATTTAAGAAAGTTTACACAGAAGTTAATGTTGAAGTTTTAAACAGATTTGAAAATGGAACAGAAATAACTGCAGAATTATTAAAATCTACTAAAACTATAAGCAAAATAGGTAAAGACGGAATTAAAATCTTAGGTGAAGGTAATTTAGAGAAAGCTTTAACTGTTAAAGCTGCTAAATTTACAGCTTCAGCTCAAGAAAAAATAGAAAAAGCTGGTGGAAAAGCAGAGTTAGTATAA
- the rplP gene encoding 50S ribosomal protein L16 gives MLMPKRVKRRRVHRGSMAGQAHKGNKVTYGEFGLVALEASWITSNQIEAARIAMTRYIKRGGKVWIKIFPHKPVTRKPAETRMGAGKGSPEYWVAVVKPGRVMFELAGVSEDKAREAMRLAAHKLPIKCKFVKKEDLEVKGGE, from the coding sequence ATGTTAATGCCAAAAAGAGTAAAGCGTCGTAGAGTTCATAGAGGAAGCATGGCTGGGCAAGCTCATAAGGGTAATAAAGTTACTTATGGTGAGTTTGGATTAGTAGCATTAGAAGCTTCTTGGATAACTTCTAATCAAATAGAAGCTGCCAGAATCGCGATGACTAGATATATAAAAAGAGGGGGAAAGGTTTGGATAAAAATATTCCCTCATAAACCAGTAACAAGAAAACCAGCAGAGACTCGTATGGGTGCAGGGAAAGGTTCTCCAGAATATTGGGTAGCTGTAGTTAAGCCAGGAAGAGTTATGTTTGAATTAGCAGGTGTTTCTGAAGATAAAGCAAGAGAAGCTATGAGACTTGCTGCACATAAATTACCAATCAAATGTAAATTTGTTAAAAAAGAAGATTTAGAAGTAAAGGGTGGTGAATAG
- the rplW gene encoding 50S ribosomal protein L23 codes for MTNPHDVIIRPVVTEHSMAEMGEKKYTFVVAKDANKTEIKKAVEKVFGVSVDKVNTLNYDGKVKRMGRTQGRTSSFKKAVVKLTADSKEIEFFQGM; via the coding sequence ATGACTAATCCACATGATGTAATAATAAGACCAGTTGTAACTGAGCACAGTATGGCTGAAATGGGTGAAAAAAAATACACTTTTGTTGTGGCTAAAGATGCGAACAAAACTGAAATAAAAAAAGCAGTAGAAAAAGTATTCGGAGTTAGTGTTGATAAAGTAAATACTTTAAACTACGATGGAAAAGTTAAAAGAATGGGTAGAACTCAAGGAAGAACATCAAGCTTTAAGAAAGCAGTAGTTAAATTAACTGCTGATAGTAAAGAAATAGAATTCTTCCAAGGAATGTAG
- the rpsH gene encoding 30S ribosomal protein S8, whose protein sequence is MTMTDPIADMLTRIRNANVVKHETVDVPASNMKKELARILLEEGFIRGYDVIEDGKQGIIRIQLKYGQEGERVITGLKKISKPGMRVYAANHEIPKVLNGLGISVISTSKGILTDKQARKENVGGEVICYVW, encoded by the coding sequence ATGACAATGACAGATCCAATTGCAGATATGCTTACTCGTATAAGAAATGCTAATGTTGTTAAGCATGAAACTGTAGATGTTCCAGCTTCTAATATGAAGAAAGAATTAGCTAGAATCTTATTAGAAGAAGGTTTCATAAGAGGTTATGATGTTATAGAAGATGGAAAACAAGGTATCATAAGAATACAACTAAAGTACGGACAAGAAGGCGAAAGAGTTATAACAGGTCTTAAGAAAATATCTAAGCCTGGAATGAGAGTTTACGCTGCTAACCATGAGATACCAAAAGTATTAAACGGATTAGGAATATCAGTTATATCTACTTCAAAAGGAATATTAACTGACAAGCAAGCTAGAAAAGAAAATGTTGGTGGAGAAGTAATCTGCTACGTTTGGTAA
- the rpsC gene encoding 30S ribosomal protein S3, with protein sequence MGQKVNPHGLRVGVIKDWDSRWFATDKKEFGNLLLEDHNIRKFLKKRLYSAGVAKIEIERSANKIKMDLHVAKPGVVIGRAGAGIEALKAELEKMTKKTIIVNIVEVRSTDKNAQLVAENIALAIERRVAFRRAMKQAIQRAMKSGAKGIKVSASGRLGGAEMARTEGYSEGNVPLQTLRADIDYGFAEADTTYGKIGIKVWICNGEVLPTRDGVNPREESRKSDRRDNKRDNRRNDRRGNDRRGNDNRGNYRGQRPQGGSRPQRTENKGN encoded by the coding sequence ATGGGTCAAAAGGTTAATCCACACGGCTTAAGGGTCGGTGTTATAAAAGATTGGGACTCAAGATGGTTCGCTACTGATAAAAAAGAGTTCGGAAACTTATTATTAGAAGACCATAATATACGTAAATTCTTAAAGAAAAGATTATACTCAGCTGGAGTTGCTAAGATAGAAATAGAAAGATCAGCTAACAAAATAAAAATGGACTTACACGTTGCTAAGCCTGGTGTAGTTATAGGAAGAGCTGGTGCAGGAATCGAAGCATTAAAAGCTGAATTAGAAAAAATGACAAAGAAAACTATAATAGTTAATATAGTAGAAGTAAGAAGTACAGATAAAAATGCTCAATTAGTAGCTGAGAATATAGCTTTAGCTATAGAGAGAAGGGTTGCTTTCAGAAGAGCAATGAAACAAGCTATACAAAGAGCAATGAAATCTGGTGCTAAAGGGATAAAAGTTTCTGCTTCAGGAAGATTAGGTGGAGCTGAAATGGCTAGAACTGAAGGTTATAGTGAAGGAAATGTGCCACTACAAACTTTAAGAGCAGATATAGATTATGGTTTCGCTGAAGCTGATACAACTTATGGAAAAATCGGTATAAAAGTTTGGATATGTAATGGTGAAGTTTTACCAACTAGAGACGGTGTAAATCCAAGAGAAGAAAGCAGAAAGAGCGATAGAAGAGACAACAAGAGAGATAATAGAAGAAACGATAGAAGAGGAAATGACAGAAGAGGAAATGATAACAGAGGAAACTACAGAGGACAAAGACCTCAAGGTGGATCAAGACCTCAAAGAACTGAAAACAAAGGAAATTAA
- the rpmD gene encoding 50S ribosomal protein L30, with translation MAKLQIKLVRSVIGTTPNQKKNVEALGLRKREQVVVKEDNAQTRGMINKVSHLLEVTEIAE, from the coding sequence ATGGCTAAATTACAAATAAAGTTAGTTAGAAGTGTTATAGGAACTACTCCTAACCAAAAAAAGAATGTTGAAGCGTTAGGATTAAGAAAAAGAGAACAAGTTGTTGTAAAAGAAGACAATGCTCAAACAAGAGGTATGATAAATAAAGTAAGTCACTTATTAGAAGTAACTGAAATAGCTGAATAA
- the rplB gene encoding 50S ribosomal protein L2, with translation MAIKKFRPTSPALRQMTVLVSDEITCNQPEKSLLVNLKKNAGRNVHGRITVRHRGGGQKRKYRIIDFKRDKDGIPAKVATIEYDPNRTANIALLNYADGEKRYILAPVGINVGDTILSGLGADIKPGNCLALKDMPVGTIIHNIELKPGKGAQLVRSAGVSAQLMAKEGKNALLRLPSGEMRLVSINCKATIGQVGNIEHGNVVIGKAGRKRHMGIRPTVRGSVMNPNDHPHGGGEGRSPIGRPSPVTPWGKPALGYKTRKKNKASNKLIVSRRTK, from the coding sequence ATGGCTATAAAAAAGTTTAGACCAACTTCTCCTGCCTTAAGACAAATGACAGTTTTAGTTTCTGATGAAATAACATGTAATCAACCAGAAAAATCTCTTTTAGTTAACTTAAAGAAAAATGCTGGTAGAAACGTACATGGTAGAATAACTGTTCGTCATAGAGGTGGAGGACAAAAAAGAAAATATAGAATAATAGATTTTAAAAGAGATAAAGATGGTATACCTGCTAAGGTTGCTACTATAGAATATGATCCAAACAGAACTGCAAATATCGCATTATTAAACTATGCTGATGGAGAAAAAAGATATATATTAGCTCCAGTTGGAATTAACGTTGGAGATACTATATTATCAGGATTAGGTGCTGATATAAAACCAGGAAACTGTTTAGCATTAAAAGATATGCCAGTTGGTACTATCATTCATAATATAGAATTAAAGCCAGGAAAAGGAGCTCAATTAGTTAGATCTGCTGGAGTTTCTGCACAATTAATGGCTAAAGAAGGAAAAAATGCTTTATTAAGATTACCATCAGGTGAGATGAGATTAGTAAGCATAAACTGTAAAGCTACTATAGGTCAAGTTGGAAATATAGAGCATGGTAACGTAGTTATCGGTAAAGCAGGTAGAAAAAGACATATGGGAATAAGACCTACTGTAAGAGGTTCTGTAATGAACCCTAATGACCATCCACACGGTGGAGGGGAAGGTAGATCTCCAATAGGTAGACCATCTCCTGTTACTCCATGGGGTAAACCAGCTCTTGGATACAAAACTAGAAAGAAAAATAAAGCTTCAAATAAACTAATAGTATCAAGAAGAACTAAGTAG
- the rplF gene encoding 50S ribosomal protein L6, which translates to MSRIGVKPIIIPAGVEVTIAEGNLVTVKGPKGTLTKQLSAELNIKKEENTIMVERPTDNKKHRSLHGLTRTLLDNMVVGVNTGFEKKLELKGVGYRAQKQGKKLVMNLGFSHPVEMEDPEGITVEAPNQTELIVKGIDKQLVGNYAAKIRAWRKPEPYKGKGIKYVDEVIRRKEGKTGKK; encoded by the coding sequence ATGTCAAGAATAGGTGTTAAGCCAATAATAATACCAGCAGGTGTTGAAGTTACTATAGCTGAAGGAAATTTAGTTACAGTAAAAGGTCCAAAAGGAACTTTAACTAAACAATTAAGTGCTGAGTTAAACATAAAAAAAGAAGAAAATACAATAATGGTTGAAAGACCAACTGATAATAAAAAACATAGATCTTTACACGGACTAACTAGAACTTTATTAGATAATATGGTTGTAGGTGTAAATACTGGTTTCGAAAAGAAATTAGAATTAAAAGGTGTTGGATATAGAGCTCAAAAACAAGGAAAGAAATTAGTTATGAACTTAGGTTTCTCTCATCCAGTTGAAATGGAAGATCCAGAAGGAATAACTGTTGAAGCTCCAAACCAAACAGAGTTAATAGTAAAAGGTATAGACAAGCAATTAGTAGGGAATTATGCTGCTAAGATAAGAGCTTGGAGAAAGCCAGAGCCATACAAAGGTAAAGGTATAAAATACGTTGATGAAGTAATCAGACGTAAAGAAGGAAAAACTGGTAAAAAATAA